One genomic region from Sphingobacterium sp. UGAL515B_05 encodes:
- a CDS encoding Crp/Fnr family transcriptional regulator produces MQTQLDLLKQLKQLQQLSDEEQIELSKICKPLFLPKKAKLTTAGNKFDSIFILTTGLLRWYFYSDDGTENNVFLTSEADDAIIVGIPEHYSDQRETKYTVEAVLDTQLLLFSKDSFEELAFQYKGIFQFYIKSLKTIIDALRTRTEQLCSDSPSARYEVFLKDRSYITRNTNRKYIANFLGITPNSLSRLTARIHKKNPPKK; encoded by the coding sequence ATGCAAACTCAATTGGACTTATTGAAACAGTTGAAACAGCTTCAGCAGCTTAGTGATGAAGAGCAAATTGAATTGTCTAAAATATGTAAACCATTATTCCTTCCAAAAAAGGCCAAACTTACAACAGCGGGCAATAAATTTGACTCTATTTTTATACTCACTACAGGTTTACTACGTTGGTATTTTTATTCGGATGATGGCACAGAAAATAATGTTTTTCTAACCTCGGAAGCAGACGATGCTATTATCGTCGGAATTCCCGAGCATTACTCCGATCAGCGGGAAACCAAATATACCGTTGAAGCGGTTTTGGACACTCAATTGTTGTTATTTTCAAAAGATAGCTTTGAAGAGCTAGCTTTTCAATACAAGGGGATTTTCCAGTTTTACATCAAATCGTTAAAAACGATTATTGATGCATTACGAACTCGCACAGAACAATTGTGCAGTGATTCTCCAAGCGCCCGCTATGAAGTTTTTTTAAAAGACCGTTCTTATATCACCAGGAATACAAACCGAAAATATATCGCCAATTTCCTCGGCATAACACCGAACTCCCTATCTCGATTAACAGCCCGTATACATAAAAAAAATCCACCAAAAAAGTAA
- a CDS encoding acetyl-CoA carboxylase carboxyltransferase subunit alpha — MKTTFDFEKPIADLQLQIEKVTQVAEKTQVDMSATVRELEEKLASTEKEIYGNLTGWQNVQMSRHPDRPQTYDYIEAICDEFIELHGDRTVKDDKAIVGGMASIDGNAVMIIGHQKGKNTKERQYHNFGMANPEGYRKALRLMKMAEKFNKPVITLIDTMGAYPGLEAEERGQGEAIARNLMEMAVLKVPIICVVIGEGASGGALGIGVGNRVYMMEHTWYSVISPESCSSILWRSWDHKEKAAEALKLTSEDMLGNGLIDGIIPEPLGGAHQDPAAAAANLKSQLLKDLAELTAKDSDTLVTERIDKFSKMGVVTE, encoded by the coding sequence ATGAAAACCACGTTTGATTTTGAAAAGCCAATTGCAGACTTGCAATTGCAAATTGAAAAGGTAACTCAAGTTGCCGAAAAAACTCAAGTTGACATGAGCGCAACCGTTCGTGAGCTTGAAGAAAAGCTTGCTTCTACTGAAAAAGAAATATACGGCAATTTAACAGGCTGGCAGAACGTTCAAATGTCACGCCATCCGGATCGCCCTCAGACTTATGATTATATAGAGGCTATCTGCGACGAATTTATCGAGTTACATGGTGATAGAACCGTTAAGGATGATAAAGCGATTGTCGGTGGTATGGCTTCTATTGATGGTAATGCCGTTATGATCATCGGTCATCAAAAAGGTAAAAATACCAAAGAGCGTCAATACCACAACTTTGGAATGGCCAATCCTGAAGGCTACCGAAAAGCCCTACGTTTAATGAAAATGGCTGAAAAGTTCAATAAACCTGTGATCACTTTAATTGATACGATGGGTGCTTATCCAGGACTTGAAGCTGAAGAACGCGGACAGGGTGAAGCGATTGCACGTAACCTCATGGAGATGGCTGTATTGAAAGTTCCAATCATTTGCGTTGTTATTGGTGAAGGAGCTTCAGGTGGAGCTTTGGGTATTGGCGTTGGAAACAGAGTCTACATGATGGAACATACCTGGTATTCGGTCATATCACCTGAATCTTGTTCTTCTATCCTATGGAGAAGCTGGGATCATAAAGAAAAAGCCGCTGAGGCATTAAAATTGACTTCAGAAGACATGTTGGGTAACGGCTTGATTGATGGTATTATCCCTGAACCGCTAGGTGGTGCTCACCAAGATCCTGCGGCAGCAGCGGCTAATCTAAAAAGCCAGCTGTTGAAAGATCTTGCAGAATTGACGGCAAAAGATAGCGATACATTAGTTACTGAAAGAATTGACAAGTTTAGTAAAATGGGCGTGGTAACTGAATAA
- a CDS encoding glucoamylase family protein, which yields MLKKYFYFLLLLILPTLVRSESYPEVLFDNSVINGSYAKSIAHYTGESWIQNVSYSLPVSDSLFFTPGNSLSLRYVSSPNGKWEASILNDKQKFPYLIAKDDQLTFKLFIQSNTEKGQLPKVTLQQNDTRTNAVDIANYIDDFAYDTWLNVSIPVAKFVGISLGKPVSALILEQNGTALQTNQLFIDQIEFLPKNYPKVRLSSAAILSKISSVDKQVELVWQLPLTPSIRYVKIYRSEDKLNFQPIAILPIYVQKSLDRVNEYNKSYYYKIAWVDYNYVESPFSEVREVQTKKGTDTEMLNFIRNAHVNYFIDNYDVNSGMFLPDRGNRQAIVSTNETGYAILGLLVAGENNLISRQALLARLTRIVKFLSSAQQHQGVFTALYDGRSGVPFYRDSIPTYDLRGTSHIMESLLIARQYFSKEDPEEQTLRNNITKLWERINWNYFTDAQNPDVLWNKWSPVDSTARSRPLGGFNESLGTYLLAMSSPTHPLAISAYINGFATKHKGNELYFGDDSNDLAPELKMKLNDSLARLISANPLIGDTGNAGISIYSDDKVIFAKSIAGGSLNESLMAVYRPFLIMDPKGKVDDFVDYKKYLSNYILAYKRRDNEMSIGTRFTDIWGVENVEDTYQGYLVNPAIAIAAYPFEKEIGLKALRKFYEEYADVLFTQYGFRSWIDIKNNDVSESYRARNQATIAVMIENANSGMIWKLYENIPEVKKTLEKVYTKK from the coding sequence ATGCTGAAAAAATATTTTTACTTTCTTTTGTTACTGATCTTACCTACACTTGTTCGATCAGAAAGTTATCCTGAGGTTTTATTTGACAATAGTGTTATCAACGGGAGTTATGCGAAGAGTATCGCTCATTATACTGGTGAATCATGGATCCAAAATGTAAGCTATAGCCTACCGGTTTCCGATAGTTTGTTTTTTACGCCAGGCAATTCGCTTTCTTTGCGGTACGTTTCTTCTCCTAATGGTAAATGGGAGGCAAGTATTTTAAACGATAAACAGAAATTTCCCTATTTAATTGCCAAGGATGATCAGTTAACTTTTAAGCTTTTTATTCAAAGCAATACTGAAAAGGGACAATTGCCAAAAGTCACCTTACAGCAAAATGATACGAGGACAAATGCTGTGGATATCGCAAATTATATCGATGATTTTGCTTATGATACTTGGCTTAATGTTTCCATTCCAGTCGCTAAATTTGTAGGAATTTCATTAGGGAAGCCTGTTTCCGCTTTAATTTTGGAACAGAATGGAACTGCACTGCAGACAAATCAACTATTTATCGATCAAATAGAGTTTTTGCCCAAAAACTATCCAAAGGTAAGACTGTCATCAGCAGCTATCTTATCTAAGATCAGTTCCGTGGATAAACAAGTCGAGTTGGTCTGGCAATTGCCGCTAACACCAAGTATTCGCTATGTCAAAATCTACCGTTCGGAAGATAAACTCAATTTTCAGCCGATAGCAATTTTACCCATCTATGTACAAAAGTCACTAGATAGAGTAAATGAATATAACAAATCTTATTATTACAAGATCGCTTGGGTAGACTATAATTATGTTGAATCTCCTTTTTCTGAGGTTAGGGAGGTACAGACAAAAAAAGGTACGGATACGGAGATGTTAAATTTTATCCGGAATGCTCATGTGAATTATTTTATAGACAACTATGATGTGAATAGTGGTATGTTTCTGCCTGATCGAGGCAACAGGCAGGCTATTGTATCTACAAATGAAACTGGTTATGCGATCTTGGGCTTACTTGTGGCAGGAGAGAATAACTTGATCTCGCGACAAGCTCTTTTGGCTAGATTAACACGGATTGTGAAATTTTTGAGCAGTGCGCAACAACATCAAGGGGTCTTTACGGCGCTTTACGATGGCCGGTCGGGGGTGCCTTTTTATCGCGACTCAATTCCAACGTACGATTTGCGCGGAACCTCCCATATCATGGAGTCGCTTTTAATCGCCCGCCAATATTTTTCTAAAGAGGATCCTGAGGAACAGACGTTGAGAAATAACATTACGAAGCTCTGGGAACGTATAAATTGGAACTATTTTACAGACGCACAGAATCCTGATGTACTTTGGAATAAATGGTCGCCTGTAGACAGTACAGCTCGATCGAGGCCTTTGGGGGGATTTAACGAGAGTTTGGGTACGTATTTGCTGGCGATGTCTTCACCTACCCACCCTTTAGCTATTTCAGCTTATATCAATGGATTTGCAACCAAACATAAAGGCAACGAATTGTATTTTGGGGATGACTCCAATGATTTGGCTCCTGAACTCAAAATGAAATTAAATGATTCTTTAGCGCGTTTAATAAGTGCAAACCCTTTAATTGGCGACACGGGAAATGCCGGAATTTCGATATACTCCGACGACAAAGTTATTTTTGCCAAAAGTATTGCAGGCGGCAGTTTAAATGAATCATTGATGGCTGTCTATCGTCCCTTTTTGATTATGGATCCTAAAGGGAAAGTAGATGATTTTGTAGATTACAAGAAATATTTATCGAATTATATTCTTGCCTATAAACGGAGAGATAATGAAATGAGTATAGGGACTCGATTTACCGATATTTGGGGAGTGGAAAATGTGGAAGATACCTATCAGGGGTATTTGGTGAATCCTGCAATAGCTATTGCAGCTTACCCATTTGAAAAGGAGATTGGTCTAAAAGCATTACGTAAATTTTACGAAGAATACGCTGATGTGTTATTTACACAATATGGTTTCAGAAGCTGGATTGATATTAAAAACAACGATGTTTCTGAAAGTTATCGTGCGAGGAATCAAGCAACGATTGCCGTGATGATCGAGAATGCAAATTCAGGCATGATTTGGAAATTGTATGAGAATATTCCTGAGGTAAAAAAGACTTTAGAAAAAGTATATACCAAGAAATAG
- a CDS encoding OmpA family protein gives MLRKINLGILTLCASLSLFSCKQQAIVVNPGAVVTKDGTDDGLKNVKKDFNDAKRTDEGIKFSISSDLLFPTNSSYLSEKAKTEVSKLALILKESNNKIKVDGYTDATGTVEYNQWLSDKRAASVKKFLVDSGVAESRITAKGFGQSNPVGDNKSPEGRQKNRRVEVTILDKK, from the coding sequence ATGCTTAGAAAAATTAATTTGGGAATTTTAACCTTATGTGCAAGTTTATCGTTATTTTCCTGTAAACAACAAGCTATTGTAGTCAATCCAGGTGCAGTTGTAACAAAAGATGGAACTGATGATGGTTTGAAAAATGTGAAGAAGGATTTTAATGATGCGAAAAGAACTGATGAAGGGATTAAGTTTAGTATATCGTCTGATTTATTGTTTCCAACAAACTCTTCTTACCTATCTGAGAAGGCAAAAACTGAAGTTAGTAAATTAGCGTTGATCTTGAAGGAAAGTAATAATAAGATCAAAGTTGATGGATATACTGATGCTACGGGTACTGTTGAGTATAATCAGTGGCTTTCCGATAAAAGAGCGGCGTCTGTTAAGAAGTTCTTGGTAGATTCAGGGGTTGCTGAATCGCGCATTACGGCAAAAGGTTTCGGTCAATCAAATCCAGTTGGAGATAATAAAAGTCCGGAAGGACGTCAAAAAAATAGAAGAGTGGAAGTTACTATTTTAGATAAAAAATAG
- a CDS encoding chromate transporter has product MVCGLSTLYAHYGNSALLIALFSGLKPAVLAIIIFATFRMGQKSLVSTWHYLVALAAFLLSYFAGLPMPWIIVGVIAVGLLRYAILSKTSKIDAIPGPLVIVLAYVGFMAGFNHFHQSYSMAAIGLITTAYFTFLPNFALIFVGAPLIERTQKNTCIQFILSLVTASVVGVIVNLACYLGIGILFPSGVSSWYAIEPMALVWVLFSLFLLFKYKIGMLKLILLSLAYGFLLFLWRLNKMPMG; this is encoded by the coding sequence TTGGTTTGTGGACTCAGTACACTATATGCACACTATGGCAACTCCGCATTGCTTATTGCTTTATTTTCGGGTTTAAAACCTGCAGTTCTAGCGATCATTATATTTGCAACCTTTCGGATGGGGCAGAAATCTCTTGTCAGCACATGGCATTATTTGGTCGCATTGGCCGCTTTTCTGCTATCGTATTTTGCTGGGCTTCCAATGCCCTGGATTATTGTGGGTGTGATTGCTGTTGGTCTACTACGCTATGCAATCTTGTCAAAAACTTCCAAAATTGATGCTATCCCGGGGCCTTTAGTGATTGTTTTGGCCTATGTTGGTTTTATGGCTGGCTTCAATCATTTTCATCAGTCCTATTCCATGGCAGCAATAGGTTTGATCACTACAGCATATTTTACTTTTCTTCCAAACTTTGCCTTGATTTTTGTTGGGGCGCCACTGATTGAACGGACCCAAAAAAATACATGTATACAATTTATCCTATCTTTAGTGACTGCATCCGTAGTTGGTGTAATCGTTAATTTGGCCTGTTATTTAGGTATAGGGATTCTATTTCCAAGTGGTGTCAGTTCTTGGTATGCCATTGAGCCGATGGCTCTGGTTTGGGTGTTATTTTCACTTTTTCTTTTATTCAAGTATAAAATAGGCATGTTGAAACTTATATTGTTGAGTCTGGCCTACGGCTTTCTCTTATTTTTATGGCGATTAAATAAAATGCCCATGGGCTGA
- a CDS encoding regulatory protein RecX: MFDEEKRNKKILTQHQAQLKAESYCVYQERAQQEVRDKLYSWGLNEEEVENVLANLISDNFLNEERFAIAYCNGKLRMKGWGKVKIKQALKAKRVSEQLIKIAFKQIDLDEYEQILNHIIDKKLREISGKNHYAVKNKVYQFALSRGFESDLIFSTLNSKEL; this comes from the coding sequence ATGTTTGACGAAGAAAAAAGAAACAAGAAGATATTAACGCAGCATCAGGCGCAGTTGAAAGCGGAAAGCTATTGCGTCTATCAAGAACGCGCACAGCAAGAAGTACGCGATAAGCTCTACAGCTGGGGACTAAACGAAGAAGAAGTCGAAAATGTATTGGCCAATTTGATCAGCGATAATTTTTTAAATGAAGAACGCTTTGCTATTGCCTACTGTAACGGAAAACTCCGCATGAAAGGCTGGGGTAAAGTAAAAATCAAGCAGGCACTCAAAGCAAAAAGAGTATCCGAACAATTGATAAAAATTGCATTTAAGCAAATCGATCTAGATGAATATGAACAAATCTTAAATCATATCATTGACAAAAAACTCCGTGAAATTAGTGGTAAGAACCATTATGCAGTTAAAAACAAAGTTTATCAGTTTGCACTATCCCGCGGATTTGAAAGTGATTTAATTTTTTCTACACTGAATTCAAAGGAGTTATAA
- a CDS encoding bifunctional UDP-N-acetylmuramoyl-tripeptide:D-alanyl-D-alanine ligase/alanine racemase, with amino-acid sequence MYKISEIAQILHPNRTFITDPNSFVQHLFYDSRKIAQADKGIFFALQKNRDGHRYIREAYEKGVRNFVLQADEGQEMELLEANILWVADSLVAMQELATFHRQKFDYPVIGITGSNGKTIVKEWLFQLMSPEYKIYRSPKSYNSQLGVALSLWGLSGQYNLALIEAGISEKGEMLRLEQMIKPTIGLLTNIGVAHKAGFKSKEEKIYEKLELFKNVETMIFPNSYLENIQLPYRPRKFSWGLDEGLSLEVYSIKQVNDRFTMVTFYYTGRTFAVEVPFVDKGNVENAINCVAVMLRFGYENEVIASRIKELQPVAMRLELKKGKKNSSIIDDSYSNDLDALQIALEFLNQQGQHPFKMLILSDIPGVHIEDEKSLSKLKRLLREYRLDKLILIGEVLPKVAAQFDVPSISYSDTTAFLADIRSLSFENATVLLKGGREFHFERISQLLVAKSHDTVLEINLNALENNLNVYRQLLPKQVKLMTMVKAFSYGSGSFEIANLLQFNRVDYLTVAFADEGVDLRGAGIKLPIVVMSPDESSFESIVQYHLEPEIYSFRILFSFLNFLKTKQIASFPIHIKIDTGMHRLGFMPDEVDRLIAVLRAEAILEVKSAFSHLASAGNEKDREFTQRQIDLLDEFTKRLESGIGYSFLRHIAATSGIELWPNAYFDMVRLGIGLYGIDIERHDLPIREASTLKTNVTQIKYLPAGETVGYNRHGVLYRDSKIATIKIGYADGYDRRFGNGVGKMLINGFLVPTIGDICMDMCMLDVTDVEVGEEDEVIVYPDIKSAAKAIGTIPYELLTSISQRVKRVYFYE; translated from the coding sequence ATGTACAAAATATCGGAAATCGCCCAGATTTTACATCCCAATCGCACATTTATCACGGATCCCAATTCTTTTGTCCAGCATTTATTTTATGACAGCCGTAAAATTGCCCAGGCGGACAAGGGCATTTTTTTTGCACTTCAGAAGAACAGAGATGGTCATCGGTATATCCGGGAAGCCTACGAAAAAGGAGTTCGTAATTTTGTGCTTCAGGCCGATGAGGGACAGGAAATGGAGCTTTTGGAAGCTAATATTCTTTGGGTAGCGGATAGTTTAGTTGCTATGCAGGAGCTGGCAACTTTTCATCGTCAGAAATTTGATTATCCTGTCATCGGAATTACTGGAAGCAATGGTAAAACGATTGTAAAAGAGTGGCTTTTCCAGCTTATGTCTCCTGAATATAAGATTTACCGAAGTCCTAAGAGCTATAATTCTCAACTTGGTGTGGCTTTGTCCTTGTGGGGGTTGTCCGGTCAGTATAATCTTGCGCTAATCGAAGCGGGGATTTCAGAAAAGGGGGAAATGCTGCGCCTTGAGCAGATGATAAAACCAACTATAGGACTATTGACCAACATCGGTGTTGCCCACAAAGCTGGTTTCAAATCTAAGGAGGAAAAGATTTATGAAAAGCTCGAGCTTTTTAAAAATGTTGAAACCATGATTTTTCCAAATAGTTACCTCGAAAATATTCAATTGCCATATAGGCCACGAAAATTTTCTTGGGGGCTTGATGAGGGCCTTTCTTTGGAAGTATACTCCATCAAACAGGTTAACGACCGATTTACTATGGTCACGTTCTATTATACCGGTCGCACCTTTGCTGTTGAAGTACCGTTTGTGGATAAAGGAAATGTTGAGAACGCGATAAATTGTGTAGCGGTGATGCTACGTTTTGGTTATGAAAATGAAGTGATCGCATCGAGGATTAAAGAGTTGCAGCCCGTGGCGATGCGTCTTGAGTTAAAAAAAGGAAAAAAGAATAGCTCCATTATCGATGACTCCTATAGTAATGATCTGGATGCGCTGCAGATAGCCCTGGAGTTTTTAAATCAGCAGGGACAGCATCCGTTCAAGATGTTGATATTGTCGGATATCCCTGGGGTCCATATCGAAGATGAAAAAAGTTTGTCCAAGCTGAAACGTTTGCTTCGTGAGTATCGTTTGGATAAATTGATATTGATAGGTGAAGTGTTGCCTAAAGTGGCAGCACAATTTGATGTGCCTTCTATTTCATATAGCGATACAACTGCTTTCTTGGCCGATATTAGGTCGCTTTCTTTTGAAAATGCCACGGTGTTATTGAAAGGAGGACGTGAGTTTCATTTTGAACGTATCAGTCAGCTTTTAGTTGCAAAATCACATGATACAGTGCTTGAAATCAATTTGAATGCACTCGAGAATAATTTGAACGTATATCGACAGCTGCTGCCGAAACAGGTGAAGTTGATGACCATGGTAAAAGCTTTTTCGTATGGTAGTGGAAGCTTCGAGATCGCAAATCTTTTGCAATTCAATCGGGTGGATTATCTGACGGTTGCTTTTGCGGATGAGGGAGTTGATTTGCGTGGTGCGGGCATAAAATTACCTATTGTAGTGATGAGCCCTGATGAAAGTTCTTTTGAGTCCATTGTTCAGTATCACCTTGAACCGGAAATTTATAGCTTTAGAATATTGTTCTCCTTTTTGAATTTTCTGAAAACGAAACAAATAGCTTCTTTTCCGATTCATATTAAGATAGATACAGGTATGCATCGGTTGGGTTTTATGCCTGACGAGGTCGATCGTTTAATAGCGGTGCTACGTGCGGAAGCGATTTTAGAGGTCAAATCTGCATTTTCCCACTTAGCGTCTGCAGGTAATGAAAAGGATCGGGAATTTACACAACGACAAATTGATCTGCTGGATGAATTTACAAAGCGTCTCGAAAGTGGTATAGGATATTCTTTTCTACGTCATATTGCAGCAACATCGGGTATTGAATTGTGGCCGAATGCGTATTTTGATATGGTGAGGTTGGGGATAGGTCTCTATGGTATCGATATTGAGCGTCATGATTTACCCATTAGGGAGGCGAGTACCTTGAAAACGAATGTGACACAGATTAAATACCTCCCTGCAGGTGAAACCGTAGGTTATAATAGGCACGGCGTCCTGTATAGAGACAGTAAGATTGCGACAATTAAAATTGGTTATGCGGACGGTTACGATAGGCGTTTTGGTAACGGTGTTGGTAAAATGTTGATAAACGGGTTTTTAGTCCCTACTATAGGTGATATATGTATGGATATGTGTATGTTGGATGTTACGGATGTGGAAGTTGGAGAGGAAGATGAAGTTATCGTGTACCCTGATATAAAGTCAGCGGCGAAAGCTATAGGAACGATTCCTTATGAACTGCTGACGAGTATTTCCCAACGCGTAAAAAGAGTATATTTTTATGAATAA
- a CDS encoding DUF502 domain-containing protein — MFSKLIRGFINYLIRGILVVVPLAGAIFLIVWIVASVDSALNLTEHFLEDDRGHPLYIPGIGILTVILVLVLAGLIFTNFVTDPIKVWINHQIQRIPLLNTLYSSIKDFTEAFVGDAKKFNEPVLVTVNEFGLKKIGFLTQHDLKSIGLEEEVMVYFPYSYSFAGQVVIISADKVKKLDMSPTDAMKLVVSGGVSGIAH, encoded by the coding sequence ATGTTTAGCAAATTAATCAGAGGATTTATTAATTATTTGATACGAGGTATCCTGGTGGTGGTTCCTCTAGCTGGTGCTATTTTTTTAATAGTTTGGATTGTTGCATCAGTTGATTCGGCATTGAATCTAACTGAACATTTTTTGGAGGATGATAGAGGGCACCCCTTGTATATTCCAGGAATAGGTATTCTGACCGTTATTTTGGTATTGGTTCTGGCGGGGCTTATTTTTACAAATTTTGTGACAGACCCCATTAAAGTGTGGATTAATCATCAGATCCAGCGGATTCCACTTCTAAATACCTTATATTCTTCGATTAAAGATTTTACAGAGGCCTTTGTTGGTGATGCAAAGAAATTTAATGAACCTGTCCTGGTGACGGTGAATGAGTTTGGTCTGAAAAAGATAGGTTTCTTAACGCAGCATGATTTAAAAAGCATTGGGCTTGAAGAAGAAGTTATGGTGTATTTTCCATATTCCTACTCTTTTGCAGGGCAGGTCGTCATTATCAGTGCAGATAAGGTGAAAAAATTAGATATGTCTCCAACAGATGCCATGAAACTCGTTGTTTCCGGTGGTGTGAGCGGGATAGCCCATTAG
- a CDS encoding pirin family protein, whose protein sequence is MSNIAIVIEERAADIGNFLVGRLLPFRQKRMVGPFIFIDHMGPDNIAEPHFMDIAPHPHIGLSTLTYLFEGSIMHRDSLGNAVEIKPGAVNWMTAGKGVTHSERTPEQLRSTPHDLHGLQIWVALPKELEKMEPNFVHIEEPQLPHWTEDGVSYCLIAGEIKNHRSEVPVYSPLYLIEIKAEQDATIKLGDHLYGESGLYILHGTVHAEGQEFGPKQILVAKDAKLCEFEMKAGTSVYIFGGEPFPEQRYIDWNFVASDIETLKIAREKWENHEFPKVPGDDGYIPIPPVNPTLGQKKNQ, encoded by the coding sequence ATGTCAAATATTGCAATAGTTATTGAAGAAAGAGCCGCTGACATAGGCAATTTCTTAGTTGGGCGACTTCTTCCTTTCAGGCAGAAACGTATGGTCGGCCCTTTTATCTTTATCGACCACATGGGACCTGATAACATTGCCGAACCGCACTTTATGGATATTGCTCCACATCCGCATATCGGGTTATCCACATTGACTTATCTATTCGAAGGTAGCATTATGCACCGTGACAGCTTAGGAAATGCCGTGGAGATCAAACCAGGAGCAGTCAATTGGATGACGGCAGGTAAGGGTGTCACACACTCTGAAAGAACTCCCGAACAGCTGAGATCGACGCCGCACGACCTACATGGGCTGCAGATTTGGGTGGCCCTACCAAAAGAACTCGAAAAAATGGAACCTAATTTTGTTCACATAGAAGAACCGCAGCTTCCACATTGGACCGAAGACGGTGTATCTTATTGCTTAATTGCAGGTGAAATTAAAAACCACCGTTCCGAGGTTCCGGTATATAGTCCATTATATCTTATTGAAATCAAAGCAGAACAAGATGCGACCATTAAACTGGGCGATCACCTATATGGCGAAAGTGGATTATATATCCTTCATGGGACTGTTCATGCGGAAGGCCAGGAATTCGGTCCAAAACAGATTTTAGTTGCCAAGGATGCGAAACTATGTGAATTCGAAATGAAGGCGGGTACTTCAGTTTACATTTTTGGGGGCGAACCTTTTCCTGAACAACGATATATCGACTGGAACTTTGTCGCTTCAGACATTGAAACATTAAAAATAGCGCGCGAAAAATGGGAAAATCATGAATTTCCAAAAGTACCTGGCGATGACGGCTATATTCCAATCCCACCAGTAAATCCGACTTTAGGGCAGAAAAAAAATCAATAG
- a CDS encoding Cof-type HAD-IIB family hydrolase gives MIKAIFFDIDGTLLSFKTHQVPESTQQAFQLLKEKNIKVFVSTGRSYNQLGHIRYLDFDGYITFNGGYCVTKEQEVIYKNNIPQKDIRSLLDYAKKREDLTFSFMSEKEISLNQVTPEVQRMYEQVNVPTPPIRDYEKDFDLDSVMQVNVFINPEEEAEFMENVMPNSVASRWTPIFADVNPMGQSKKIGIDVFLDHFNFTLEETMSFGDGGNDITMLAHTHIGIAMGNANPEVKEIADYITDSVDENGIWNALKHFNII, from the coding sequence ATGATTAAAGCTATCTTTTTTGACATCGATGGAACTTTGCTAAGTTTCAAAACACATCAAGTTCCCGAATCTACTCAACAAGCATTTCAATTATTAAAAGAAAAAAACATCAAGGTATTTGTTTCAACAGGAAGGTCCTACAATCAGCTGGGGCATATTCGTTACCTCGATTTTGATGGATATATCACCTTCAATGGCGGGTATTGCGTCACGAAGGAACAGGAAGTCATTTATAAAAATAACATTCCTCAAAAAGACATTCGCTCCTTATTGGATTATGCTAAAAAGCGTGAAGACCTGACTTTTTCATTCATGTCTGAAAAAGAAATTTCCTTGAACCAGGTTACACCGGAGGTACAACGAATGTACGAACAGGTCAATGTCCCCACCCCACCTATTCGGGATTACGAAAAGGATTTTGATCTTGACTCAGTTATGCAGGTCAATGTTTTCATCAATCCTGAAGAAGAAGCTGAATTCATGGAAAATGTGATGCCAAATTCGGTTGCTTCGAGATGGACGCCCATTTTTGCTGATGTCAATCCGATGGGACAAAGCAAAAAAATTGGAATAGATGTTTTTTTAGATCATTTCAACTTCACCTTGGAAGAAACCATGTCATTTGGCGACGGCGGAAATGATATTACCATGCTAGCGCACACCCATATTGGAATTGCTATGGGTAATGCCAATCCCGAGGTAAAGGAAATTGCAGATTATATAACAGACAGCGTTGATGAAAATGGCATCTGGAATGCCTTAAAACACTTCAATATCATCTAA